A genomic window from Candidatus Nealsonbacteria bacterium includes:
- a CDS encoding DEAD/DEAH box helicase, whose translation MYNQRTPGKRVRGKFTQNTRFGHSKRSGRFRGGPSRFAPRKGRFKSPKLDISSFINKTAASPISEKVFVPEHSFADFELNSTLLRSIEQRGYLQPTPIQDKIIPSILRGKDVVGLSNTGTGKTAAFLIPLIEKVLQNPHEQILVVLPTRELALQIEQELQSITKHMRIYSITCIGGEHIRIQIRQLRYKSNFIIGTPGRLIDLVKRGILILNGVHIVVLDEADRMLDMGFVNDIRLLMAHVPEERQTLCFAATMSKKIELLINDFLKNPSTISVKTAETPENIEQDIVRVRDLNKVDVLHDLLQNNEFKKVLVFGRTRRGVENLSRTLTRRGLKIESIHSNKTQAQRKRALLSFKNNRVQALVATDVAARGLHIDNITHVINYEIPETYDDYIHRIGRTGRGTKRGKALTFVD comes from the coding sequence ATGTATAATCAAAGAACACCCGGAAAGCGGGTACGCGGAAAATTTACACAAAATACAAGATTTGGCCACTCAAAGAGAAGTGGCAGATTTCGTGGCGGGCCTTCACGATTTGCACCAAGAAAGGGCAGATTCAAAAGTCCAAAGCTCGACATTTCTTCTTTTATTAATAAAACAGCAGCTTCACCTATTTCAGAAAAAGTGTTTGTGCCGGAACATTCATTTGCAGATTTTGAGCTAAACTCTACATTGTTACGCTCCATTGAACAGAGGGGATATTTGCAGCCAACTCCTATTCAAGATAAAATTATTCCTTCTATTCTTCGAGGAAAAGATGTGGTTGGGCTTTCGAATACGGGAACCGGCAAAACAGCAGCGTTCCTGATTCCGCTTATTGAGAAGGTTTTACAAAATCCGCATGAACAAATTCTTGTTGTACTTCCCACTCGGGAACTTGCGTTGCAAATAGAACAAGAGCTCCAGAGCATTACGAAACACATGCGTATATATTCCATAACGTGTATAGGGGGAGAGCACATAAGGATACAAATTCGACAATTGCGGTATAAAAGTAATTTTATTATTGGCACTCCAGGGCGTCTTATTGATTTAGTAAAGCGAGGTATTCTCATATTGAATGGAGTGCATATAGTAGTACTCGATGAAGCAGATCGAATGCTCGATATGGGGTTTGTAAACGATATCCGGCTCTTAATGGCTCATGTGCCGGAAGAGCGGCAAACGCTTTGTTTTGCTGCAACTATGTCAAAAAAGATAGAGTTGCTTATTAATGACTTCTTAAAAAATCCAAGTACAATTTCTGTAAAAACGGCAGAAACTCCAGAAAATATTGAACAGGATATTGTGCGGGTTCGTGATTTAAACAAGGTAGACGTGTTGCACGATTTATTACAAAATAACGAATTTAAAAAAGTTTTGGTGTTCGGACGAACAAGGCGTGGAGTAGAAAATTTGTCACGCACATTGACACGACGCGGGTTAAAAATAGAGTCTATTCATAGCAATAAAACGCAGGCACAGCGAAAACGAGCCTTGTTGAGCTTTAAGAATAATCGTGTGCAGGCTTTGGTGGCAACCGATGTTGCTGCGCGTGGGTTACACATTGATAATATTACGCACGTTATCAACTATGAAATTCCGGAAACATACGATGATTACATTCATAGAATTGGAAGAACTGGCCGTGGGACTAAGCGAGGAAAAGCCTTAACATTTGTTGATTAA